The Rhinolophus sinicus isolate RSC01 linkage group LG09, ASM3656204v1, whole genome shotgun sequence genome includes a window with the following:
- the FIGNL1 gene encoding fidgetin-like protein 1, which translates to MPASSSRSVHLSEWQQNYFAVTSGVCAAGRKADAYRAQILRIQYAWANSETSQLCAAKLFKKYAEKYSAIIDSDNVETGLNNYAENILTSARSQQTDSGKWQSGLSVSNVFKMSSVQELMRAGRACRDPALAPASALAVVPAGAVAFEPHRFSVCGGAGESEPLTNSAHGADRTQDVPESNPPKGPQNAQTPPVTNTPKTCPTLSVPLGELATAKCHGTPLFGSAGKESSRSPKAHRGWSMCASDQSCFPSGCENPWERKAFYAAGAVDAPSTPVLNKAFSKTGDNGQREESGLPTFKTAKEQLWVDQQKKHQQPPRSSGCSYGGVKKSLGASRSRGIFGKFVPPVSKQDGGDLSGGVQCKPDAAGPPRPAQPVDERLRNLEPRMVELIMDEIMDHGPPVNWEDIAGVEFAKATIKEIVVWPMLRPDIFTGLRGPPKGILLFGPPGTGKTLIGKCIASQSGATFFSISASSLTSKWVGEGEKMVRALFAVARCQQPAVIFIDEIDSLLSQRGDGEHESSRRIKTEFLIQLDGATTSSEDRILVVGATNRPQEIDEAARRRLVKRLYIPLPEASARKQIVLSLMSKEQCCLSEEEVELVVQQSDGFSGADMTQLCREASLGPIRSLQTADIATITPDQVPPIAYVDFENAFRTVRPSVSPKDLELYENWNKTFGSGK; encoded by the coding sequence ATGCCGGCCTCCAGCTCTAGGTCTGTGCATCTGAGTGAATGGCAGCAGAACTACTTTGCAGTTACGTCTGGTGTGTGTGCAGCAGGACGGAAGGCGGATGCCTACCGGGCACAGATCCTGCGCATTCAGTATGCCTGGGCGAACTCGGAGACCTCCCAGCTCTGTGCTGCCAAACTGTTCAAAAAATATGCGGAGAAATATTCTGCAATCATTGACTCTGACAATGTTGAAACTGGCTTGAATAACTATGCGGAAAACATTTTAACGTCAGCGAGATCTCAGCAAACTGACAGTGGCAAGTGGCAGTCTGGATTGTCAGTaagtaatgttttcaaaatgagtaGCGTCCAGGAGCTGATGCGAGCTGGCAGGGCGTGCAGAGACCCCGCGCTGGCACCCGCCAGTGCGCTAGCCGTGGTCCCTGCAGGGGCCGTTGCCTTCGAGCCTCATCGGTTTAGTGTTTGTGGTGGTGCTGGGGAGAGTGAGCCCTTAACTAACTCAGCTCATGGTGCAGACAGGACTCAAGACGTCCCAGAGAGCAATCCTCCGAAGGGCCCTCAGAATGCCCAGACACCCCCGGTGACTAACACCCCAAAGACCTGTCCCACACTCTCAGTGCCTCTTGGGGAACTGGCCACTGCCAAATGCCATGGCACACCATTGTTTGGGAGTGCCGGAAAGGAGAGCAGCAGGTCTCCAAAAGCCCACAGAGGATGGAGTATGTGCGCATCTGATCagtcttgttttccttctggctgtgaaaatccaTGGGAAAGGAAAGCTTTCTATGCTGCTGGTGCCGTTGATGCGCCGTCCACCCCAGTGCTGAATAAGGCTTTTAGTAAAACAGGAGATAATGGCCAAAGAGAGGAGAGCGGCCTGCCAACCTTTAAGACTGCTAAAGAACAATTATGGGTAGATCAGCAAAAAAAGCACCAGCAACCCCCGCGCTCGTCAGGGTGTTCCTATGGCGGTGTGAAAAAGTCTCTGGGAGCCAGTAGGTCTCGAGGGATATTTGGCAAGTTCGTCCCTCCTGTGTCTAAACAAGACGGGGGGGACCTGAGCGGGGGCGTGCAGTGTAAGCCCGACGCTGCTGGGCCTCCAAGACCAGCACAGCCAGTGGACGAGAGGCTCAGGAACCTGGAGCCCAGGATGGTCGAGCTGATTATGGATGAGATTATGGATCATGGGCCCCCAGTCAACTGGGAAGATATTGCAGGGGTAGAGTTTGCCAAAGCCACAATCAAGGAGATAGTCGTGTGGCCCATGCTGAGGCCAGACATCTTCACTGGTTTGCGAGGACCCCCGAAAGGAATTCTGCTCTTTGGCCCTCCTGGGACTGGCAAAACTCTGATTGGCAAGTGCATCGCCAGTCAGTCTGGGGCGACGTTCTTCAgcatctctgcctcctccttgACCTCCAAGTGGGTGGGTGAGGGGGAGAAGATGGTCCGAGCGCTGTTTGCTGTTGCAAGGTGTCAGCAACCAGCTGTGATATTCATTGATGAAATCGATTCCCTGTTATCACAGCGGGGAGATGGTGAGCATGAGTCTTCCAGGAGGATAAAAACCGAGTTTCTCATTCAGTTAGATGGGGCGACCACATCTTCTGAAGACCGTATTCTAGTGGTGGGAGCAACCAATCGGCCTCAAGAGATTGATGAGGCGGCCCGGAGAAGGTTAGTGAAGAGACTTTACATTCCGCTCCCAGAAGCTTCAGCCAGGAAACAGATAGTACTGAGCCTGATGTCCAAGGAGCAGTGTTGTCTCAGCGAGGAGGAAGTTGAGCTGGTCGTGCAGCAATCTGATGGGTTCTCAGGTGCAGACATGACACAGCTTTGCAGAGAGGCGTCCCTCGGTCCCATCCGCAGCTTACAGACAGCTGACATTGCCACGATCACACCAGACCAAGTTCCACCAATAGCTTACGttgattttgaaaatgctttcagAACTGTGCGACCGAGCGTGTCTCCAAAAGACTTAGAGCTCTATGAAAACTGGAATAAAACTTTTGGTAGTGGAAAGTAA